From a region of the Leishmania major strain Friedlin complete genome, chromosome 4 genome:
- a CDS encoding putative ubiquitin-conjugating enzyme e2: protein MLTTRIIKETEKLQKECPPGITATPTKENPRYFMVTIQGPPQSCYEGGLFRLELFLPEEYPMKPPKVRFLTRIYHPNVDKVGRICLDIIKDKWSPALLINKVLLSIQILMSSPNPDDPLANDVAEHWKEDEASALQTAREWTRKYAKP, encoded by the coding sequence ATGCTCACAACACGTATTATTAAGGAGACGGAGAAACTCCAGAAGGAGTGTCCGCCGGGCATCACGGCCACACCCACCAAGGAGAACCCGCGCTACTTTATGGTGACCATCCAGGGGCCGCCGCAGTCGTGCTACGAGGGCGGCCTCTTCCGCCTGGAGCTGTTCCTGCCCGAGGAGTACCCGATGAAGCCGCCGAAGGTTCGCTTCCTCACGCGTATCTATCACCCCAACGTAGACAAGGTGGGTCGCATCTGTCTCGACATCATCAAGGATAAGTggtcgccggcgctgctcatcAACAAGGTGCTGCTATCTATCCAGATCCTCATGTCGAGCCCAAACCCAGATGATCCTCTGGCGAACGACGTCGCGGAGCACTGGAAGGAAGACGAGGCCAGCGCGCTGCAGACGGCCCGCGAGTGGACGCGCAAGTACGCCAAGCCGTGA